In the Panthera uncia isolate 11264 chromosome B1, Puncia_PCG_1.0, whole genome shotgun sequence genome, CCTTGATGGAGCTGGGGACACTAACCCCTAAATTCTGATAAGTCATCTTTGACAGAGGAAGCAGTTCCCCCCACACCCAGTAAAAGTGGCCTCTCAACCCCTGTCTGAAGCCCTCATGGCCTGAGGAAAGGGCAGTGGCCTGCCCTGAGGCACCGCCAAGCAAGACAATGATGATTCTCCTGAGGACCCACCGCCACCACCCCCCTTTGCTTCTAGACCTATAGCTAGACTCAGTTCTCAGCAGGACCTTAAAGGTGAGGCACAAAGTGTGACCTATGAGGAGATGTGCTACACTCCAAAAGAACTacctgagtttttaaatttatacagaTAGGAATCTGGGGGATATTTGTGGTAATGGATCCTAAAGGTGTGGAGATAATGGTGGAAGGAACATAACATTGCATCAGGCAGAATTTATTGATAGGGGCTCACTAAGCAGGGATTCTGCATCTAATATTGCATCTTGGGGAGTGAGAAAGGCTCTTAACAGTTAGTTTGGTTGGTTGGCTGAGACATGGGCCAAAAGACCCATAGTGAGTGAGTTAGAAATGCTGGATCTCATTGGTTTTATGTAAAGAAAGGGATTCAAAGAATGAGAGAAGCTGGGATGTTGGAGTGGATTTGTCATCTGGGACCTACTCACCCATCCTGGGAAGGTCCAGAAGACGTGCCTTTCACCatgactgtgagaaataaatctgtaAGGAGAGTCTTAGAAGCCTTGAAGAATTTTCTGATTGCTCTCTTCTGCAGGCAGACTATACAGGGGGAACTTTTGTCACTCAACTGGGAAACCTAACCATAATGGGAGTGATTGGGTCCCGGGGTGGCAGCTACCTAATGGTGGCACTCAACTGGCCAAGGCAAGGAGAGCATGGATACTGTAATAGCAAAGTCAACACGGTGATCAGAATAGGCTGACATGCACAGACCTGTGGTGTTAGCTAGTTGATCATGGTGTACCTAGAAGTGAAATAGATAGGAAGCCTACTAAATTCTTACTTGTTTTGTATAAGCAGAGAAGTTCCAGGTCAAGTGAATAAAAGTCTAATCCAAATCATAAAAATAGCCATGGCTCCTCACAGTCAATTCTCAGACTTGAACCAGTTTACAGATCCAGAACTACTTGAATGAAAGGGAAGCTGGGTACCCTTGAGGAAGGTCCCTAGTATTTATACTGTTAATCTTCCCAGCTTTCCCCAAGGGGAcctacacctttttttttttttttttttttttttaccaggatAACTGTGCACCGGGGCAGAGAAAACAATCAGCCCTTCTGGGGACTACTAGACACTGGCTCTGAACTGACACTGATTCCAAGAGACCCAAATGTCACTGTGGCCCTCCAGTCAGAGTAGGGGCTTATGAAGGTCAGGTGATCAATGGGGTTTTAGCACAGATCTGTCTCACGTGAGGCCCACTGGTTCCCTGAATTCACCCTGTGGTTGTTTCCCCAGTTCTGGAATGCATAATTGAAATAGACATCCTACCTAGTAGCTGGTAGAATCCCCACATTGGTTCCCTAGCCTATGAAGTAAGGGATATCATGGTGGGAAAGGCCAACCAGAAGCCACTAGAATTGCCTTTACCTAGGACAATAGTaaaccaggggtacctgggtggctcagtcagttgagtgtcctacttctgctcaagtcatgatctcatggttcgtgacttcaagtcccgcatcaggctctctgctgtctgtcagcttggagcctgctttggatcctctgttcatCACCCACCCCCTTTGTTCgttatctctttcaaaataaatcaaccaatatttattttttcctacataTATCCATAAAGGAAAATAGTAAACCCAAAGCAATACCACATTCCTGAAGGGACTGAAGAGATTGGTGCCCCCATCTTTAACATCAAGAATGTTAAATTTGCCCATTTGACCTGTGCAGAGGACAGGTGGATCTTGGAGAATGACAGTGCATTTTCATAAGCTTAGCCAGGTTGTGACTCCACTTGTAGCTCCTGTACCAGATGCAGTCTCATTACTTGAGAGAATCAACACATCCCAGATGCTTTTTTTTGTCCATACCTGTTCACGAGGCCCACCAGAAACAGTCTGCTTCCAGCTGACAGGACCAGCAATACACCTTCACGGACCTGCCTTGGGGGATCTCGACTCTCCAGCTCTCCATCATACTTTAGTTCACAGGGAACTTGacttcctttctcccccaccaGATATCACGCAGGTCCACTACAGTGACGATATTATACTGATTCAACCTAGCGAGCAAGTAAGTTGTAGCTCACTATTTCGAAGACATTCGTGGGTCAGAGGGTGGGgaataaacatgacaaaaattCAAGGGCCTTCTACCTCAATGAAATTTCTAGTGATCCAGTGATTTGGGCATGTTGAGATATCCCTCCCAAGGATAAGCTGTTCCATTTGGCCCCCTCCTGAAATCAAAAAAGAGGCCCACCTTGTGGGCCTCTTTGGATTTTGGAGGTAACATATACGCATTTCTCACTGGGATGTGTTGCTCCAACCCACTTATTGAGTGACCTGAAAAGCTGCTGGTTTTGAGCGGGGCCTAGAATAAGAAAAGGCTCTGCGACAGGTCCAGGCTTCCGTGCAAGCTGGGCCATATGATCGAACAGATCCAATGGTGCTTAAAGTGACAGTGGCAGATAGGGATGTTGTTTGGGGCCTTTGGAAGACCCCTATAAGTGACTTGCACTACAGACCCTTAGGATTTTGGAGCAGAGTCATGCCATCCTCCGGGGATAACTACTCTCCTTTTGAGAAATAGCTCTTGGGCTTGAGTAGAGACTAGCAGAGGTCACCATGTTACCATGAGACCTGAGCTGTCCCTCATGAACTGGGTACTCTCTGACCCACCAAGTTATAATGTTGGGCACACAGAGCCGCACTCCATCATCAAATGGAAGTGGTGTATATGTAATTAGGCCTGAGCAGGCCCTGAAGGCACAAGTAAGTTACATGAGAAAGTGGTCCAAATACCCACGGTCCCCACTCCTAGTATACCACCTTCTCTCCCCCAGCCTGCACCTGTGGTATTATGGGGAGTTCTCTATGACCAGCTgatagaggaggaggagaagattCCGGCCTAGTTTACCATTGGTTCTCAACAAAACACAGGCATCATTTGAAAGTGGGCAGCTGTAACATCACAGCCCCTCTTTGGGACATCCTTGAAGGGCAGTGGTGAATGAAAATCCTCCCAGTGGGCAGAACTTCTGGCAGTGTACCTGGCTGTCGTGTTTGCTCAGAAGAGGAAATGGTCAGACATGTGATTATATACTGATTCATGGGCCATGGCCAATGGTTTGGCTGAATGGTCAGGGATTTTCCACAATTGGAAAATTGGTTACAAGAAAAGTTGGGGAAGAGGTTTGTGAATAGTCCTCTCTGAAGGAGCAAAAAATGTGAAGGCCTTTGCATCCTATGTGAATTTTATTCAAAGGGTAAGCTCAGCAGAGGAAACTTTTAATAGACAAGTGCATAGGATGACCTATTCTGTGGATACCAGTCAGTCTTTTTTCTCCAGCCACCCCTGTCATCACCCACTGGGCTCATGAACAAAATGGCTATGATGGTGGGGATGGGTTCTATGCATGGGGTCAGCAGCATGGACTTCCAGTCACTAAGGCCAACCTGGCTACGGCTATCGCCAAGTGCCTAATCTGCCAACAGGAGAGACCACCAACAAATCCCCAATATGGCACCACTCCCCAGGGTGGTCAGCCAGCTACCTGGTGGCAGGTTAATTACCTTGGACCACTCTCATCATGGAAGGGGCAATGTCTTCTTACTAGAATAGAAATTTACTCTAGATATGCATTTTCCTTCCCTGCATGAAATGCTTCTGCCAAAAATACCAGACAGAATGCATTATCTGCCATCATGGTATTCCATGGTATTCCAACATAGCACTGCTTCTGATCAAGGAAATCCTTTCACAGCAAATGAAGTGTGGCAATGGGCCCATGATCATGGAATTCACTGGTGTTACCATGGTCCCCACCATCTTGAAACAGCTGGCATGACAGAAGGGTGCAATGGCCTTTGAAGACTCAGTTACAGCTCTAGTTAGGTGGCAATACCTTGCAGGGCTGTCTATAGTCTGAATCAGTGTCCAGTATGTGGTGCTGTTTCTCCAATAGCCAGAATTCACTAGTCCTGGGATCAAGGGATGGAGATGGGAAAGACTCACTATTACCCCTAGTGACCCAGTAGCAAAATGTTTGCTTCTTATTCCCACAACCTTATGCTCTGCTGGCTTAGAGATCTTTGTTCCAAAGGAAGGAGTGTTCTTGCCAGGAGATACAACAATGATTCCATTGAACTGGAAGTTAAGACTGCTGCTTGGTCACTTTCGGCTTCTCATGCCTTTGAATTAATAGACAAAGAAGAAGTTATTGTGCTGACCACGTGACTGATCCCAACTACCAAGGAGAAACTGGACTATTACTCTACAACGGGGGTAAGGGAGAGCACGTCTGGAATTCAAAAGCTCCCTTAGGGTGTCTCTTAGTGCTACTGTTCCCTGAAATAAATGTCAGTTGAAAACTACAACAACCCAGACTAGGGAGGACAGGAATGgcccttcaggaatgaaggtctGGATCACCCTACCAGGTAAAGAATAACAACCAGCTGAGGTGTTTGCCTGGGgcaaagaaaatacagacagGTAGTGGAAGAAGGCAGTTATAAATACCAGCTATGACCATGTGACCAGTTACAAAAATAAGGACTGAACTTGTCAAGAGCATTTCCCCCTTAGtgtgttataaatatataaatatatatacagcaAATATCTTTGCTATCTTTCCTCTCTTATCCCCTTATCATgtaacataaaacacaaaacacattgactttaggggcacctgggtggctcagtcagttaagcatccaactcttggttttgtctcaggtcatgatctcatggtttgtgagttcaagccccgtgtcaggttccgtgctgacagtgctgacagcctgcttgggattgtctgtctttctccctctctctctgccccttccctgtttgctctgtctcaaaataaagaaacttaagagaattaaaaaaaaaaacattgattttatatcacAGTATTTAAATATTGTTAACTTTATATCATAGTATTTAAATTATGGGATATCCAGGGGGAAGAGTAACTATCTCTCAAGGACTTTACCTCCTCTTCTGGGGAAGGGTTTAGTATGATTTTGGTTGTACACAGCATACTCACATTATGAGCTTTAGGCAGAATTGTAACCTTGTTATTGTCTCCATTTGGGGATTAAGTATTATTTAAGGAGATGTCTATGGGCACCAGCTTGACATgtggtcaattttatgtgtcaacttgagtGGACCACCAAATGGCCAGACATTCTAGACATGTCTACAGGGGTGTTTatagagaaaattaatatttaaatcagtactgagtaaagaagattgcTCTCCACAataggtgggcctcatctaatcagttgaaggcattaatagaacaaaaggctgacCCTCCCCTAAGTAAGACCGAATTCTCCTGCCTGGTGGCCTTCAAACTGACACATCCTCTCTTCCTAGTTCTACAGCAGCTTCCAGCCTTCTGACTCAAACTGGGACATCAGCCaagcagattttggacttgccagctcCATAATTACATAAGCCAGTTTTTAAAagaacctctctctctcctgttgattctgtttttctgaaGAACCCTGATTAATGCAGGGATGAAATGAGAGGAGAAGAGAGCATCAGAGTGATGGGCATATGAGGGGCACATGGCTGAGAACACCAGTGATGGTGTGGGAAGACAGAAAACAGTTTCCAAGACGAGGTCTGCCTATTTCTCTGTGTAGACCCAATCAAACAAACCCACATATGAAAATCCAGATTTGTATGACAGGCAAAGTTAGGAGCCATAACACCTTTACAAAAGAGCCTTGTAAGTATGGCAGTCCTCCCTTATCCGCGGTGGATATGTTCCTAGACTCCCTTATATCGCCTTTCTTTCCTATGTATACTTACCTATGAGAAagtgtaatttataaattaggcatttTGTGaatgtcatctctctctctctttctctcagaatatctGTTGTACGGCattcacccttcttgtgatgatgtgaggcGATAAAATGCCTAAGtaatgagatgaagtgagatAAATGATGTAGGCATCGTGACGTAGCGTTAAGCCACTGTTGACCTTTTGAAGGCAGAAAGTGAACCCGCAGAGAAAGGGGGACCACTGTGTTTTTAAAGCTTCCAGTTGCCCTAGGCATTTGCTACAGGATTGTATTAGGCTATCAGGACTCTTGCCTGAAACCGGGTACTTCTGTGTCTGGCAAGATCACCAAGGCCCTCTGGGAGCTCCGTAGCAGGTTTGGCCCAGGTCGGGCTCTTACCTCTCAGGATGGTGACATTACGAAGGATTTCTCCATGCCGCGTGTCCACAGCTTTCATCTCCTCCACGATCATGGAGAGGTTGCGGACGTTGAAGTCCAGCCGGGCGCTGAGCAAGCTGAAGCGCTCCCGGAGCAGGTCCGTGGTGCCCAGCATGAGGGAGACGGACTTGTTCAGGTAGTAGAGCTCCTCAGCGTGGGTGTGGAAGCCCAGCGTGCAGGAGAGCCGCACGTCGTCCAGGTACTTGAGCATGCTGTGCACGTGGTTGTCGGTGGCGTTGATGTTGGTGAAGATGGTGCCGATCTCGATCTCGTGAGAAGCCATGCGTCCTTCTAGCGTCTCGAACCTCTCCACCGTGCGGTTCTGGGCATAGCGGGTGTGGTACTGCAGATCGTGCATGTTCTCCTCGTGGTCGTCCAGGAAGGACGAGATGTTATCCAGCTGTAGCTGCAAGCCCATGACCTGCAGCACCAGGTCGTGCATGCTCTCGGAATTCTGGCTGATGCGCTGTGAGGAGACCCCCAGAGTGGCCTGGATGTTCTTGACCACTTCTCCGGTCTTGGCCGACGTGGTACGCAGGCTGCTGAAGAGCCGGGTGTAGTTTTGCCAGTCAGTGACAATCTTCTGGAGGGTCAGGGTCTCCTCATCAGTCTTCCGCCGGATCCCATGGATCCACTCTGAAGTCTGCCCAACAGTGAAGTTGATCTGGTGGACAGAAGCCTTGACATCATAGCACTCCTGGGTGAGGTCCTTCAGAGAGAGGTCCAGACCAGCTGTGGTGGCCTGCCAGCCTCTCACCTGGGTGAGAAAGAACCCCAGAGACTGGTTGACCTGGTGGATGGAGAAGGAACAATTGCCCATCTCCTGGGAGATTTGACTGCTGGTGGTGGAGAGCAGTTCATGGGTCTGAGAGGTCTGGTCCAGCTGGACCTCCTGGGCCAGAAGCATCTTCTGAATTCCTTCCAGCTCTTCCTGCAATTTTCTGATCTCTTGCTCCAGCTGCCCAGCCTCATGGCAGAAGGAACAATTGTTTGGGGCTTTCAGATCTTTAGGAGAAAGGGACAACATTTTGAGTTGCTGAAGGATCATGGGACAAAAGTGGCTTCTTTAAATATTTCGGAGCATAATGAATTGTCAAGTGGCTTCCTGTTCCCTCTTCCTATCCTAAGTCTGCTATGAAATCCTTTATGGAAAAATCTTGCCATCTCTATGAAATCTTATTTTGACCAAATGTCTTTACTATGACTTGAAATGTAGAatttgggacatttttttttctaactcacCACCAAATTCTCGAGAACATATCTTCATAACTTTTTGAAGGTTGCCAAGAACTGcccatttaaactttattttaacatttctccaAACACTTTTATATTTGCTATCTTATCAGTACATTTATGGGGAAAAGACGGTACAGGGATTATTTCTCCCATGTGTCAGATgagaaatgaggcacagagaagatgcCTGCCAAACATCACTCAGCCTGTACTTTCTCTTTCCATCAGGGCAGACCACCTCTACCCCTTCTCTTAtggctcctctgtctctgcctcagaaCGAGAATGTCCCTAGCTAACGCAGGAGATAGACAGCATCCTGAATTGTGCACACTTTAAGGCAGTAGTGAGGCAAGGGCAGACTTGCCAAGAGGCTTCAGAAGATCCTGAAAATAATCTCAGATACTTGAGAATAACTGGGGAATGTCTCTGggttccttctctgcctcctaaTGCTTTACAAAGTCTACCTCCAAGCCTTCTCTACCTGTAGGCTCTGGCTAGATCTGTACCTCACACAGAAACCCTGGCCCCAGTCCTGGGTGAAACCCAGGGCAGCTGCCCACTCGGGATGAACTGGGAGGCAGGGAGTCATAGCTGCCCTTCCCTTGTGCCTAGAGGGTGGCTTAAGGCTTCCCTGCTCCAGGGCACCATGGTCTGGGGAGGAACACTCACCCCTCC is a window encoding:
- the SCARA3 gene encoding scavenger receptor class A member 3 is translated as MKVRSATGDRDALYVTEEELAGDDEDMPTFPCTQEGRPGPRCSRCQKNLSLHTSVRILYLFLALLLVAVAVLASLVFRKVDSLSEDISLAQAVYDKKLMSMQENLQGLDLKAPNNCSFCHEAGQLEQEIRKLQEELEGIQKMLLAQEVQLDQTSQTHELLSTTSSQISQEMGNCSFSIHQVNQSLGFFLTQVRGWQATTAGLDLSLKDLTQECYDVKASVHQINFTVGQTSEWIHGIRRKTDEETLTLQKIVTDWQNYTRLFSSLRTTSAKTGEVVKNIQATLGVSSQRISQNSESMHDLVLQVMGLQLQLDNISSFLDDHEENMHDLQYHTRYAQNRTVERFETLEGRMASHEIEIGTIFTNINATDNHVHSMLKYLDDVRLSCTLGFHTHAEELYYLNKSVSLMLGTTDLLRERFSLLSARLDFNVRNLSMIVEEMKAVDTRHGEILRNVTILRGAPGPPGPRGLKGDTGTKGPGGSRGPKGDPGSLGPPGPQGPQGQPGDTGPMGERGPVGLRGFPGLKGSKGSFGTGGPRGQPGPKGDMGPPGPEGPPGSPGPSGPQGKPGIAGKTGSPGQRGPMGLKGEPGIQGPPGLPGPPGPPGSQSRY